A window of Ipomoea triloba cultivar NCNSP0323 chromosome 2, ASM357664v1 contains these coding sequences:
- the LOC116010679 gene encoding uncharacterized protein LOC116010679 produces MIQARPVLLLTSPSTDRCSDNNLVEIAERVVEEFRAEQGEAGSEFSDGDDTFSGMESDETLVSGEASEDGVGVEEEEEEKSSDVEEDFEFEFAFAPRETAFSPISADEVFCNGQIRPIFPVHKRNLLIGEEEFLNGNCNSVAVSNYGVDQRISSTPQPVKPRLPLRKLFTEERETLSSCSSSEADELDGVPAETYCVWRPKPADDQLSPGRCKKSNSTGSGSGSSKRWKFRDLLYRSNSDGKDAFVFLTSTFKNRVDKIAAGKSKPN; encoded by the coding sequence ATGATTCAGGCGAGACCGGTTTTGTTGCTGACGTCGCCCAGTACTGACCGCTGTTCCGATAACAATCTGGTGGAAATTGCGGAGAGAGTCGTGGAGGAATTCAGGGCAGAACAGGGAGAAGCCGGCTCTGAGTTTTCCGACGGTGATGATACGTTTTCCGGCATGGAAAGCGATGAGACGTTAGTTTCCGGAGAAGCTAGCGAGGACGGCGTGGgagtggaggaggaggaggaggagaagagtAGCGATGTTGAAGAGGATTTTGAGTTCGAGTTCGCGTTCGCTCCTAGAGAAACGGCTTTTTCCCCGATTTCCGCGGATGAGGTGTTCTGCAACGGACAGATCCGGCCGATTTTTCCGGTTCACAAACGGAATTTGTTGATAGGCGAAGAGGAATTTCTGAACGGGAACTGTAATTCGGTAGCGGTATCGAACTACGGCGTGGATCAGAGGATTTCATCTACGCCGCAGCCGGTGAAGCCGCGGCTTCCGTTGCGGAAGCTCTTCACCGAAGAGCGCGAGACTCTGTCGTCATGCTCGTCGTCGGAAGCCGACGAGCTGGACGGTGTTCCGGCGGAGACGTACTGCGTTTGGCGGCCGAAACCGGCAGATGATCAGCTGTCTCCCGGGAGATGTAAAAAGAGCAACTCCACCGGCTCCGGCTCCGGCTCGTCTAAACGCTGGAAGTTTCGAGACCTTCTCTACCGAAGCAACAGCGACGGCAAGGACGCTTTCGTCTTTCTCACTTCGACATTCAAAAACAGAGTGGATAAGATCGCCGCCGGGAAATCGAAACCAAACTAG
- the LOC116011106 gene encoding 1-deoxy-D-xylulose 5-phosphate reductoisomerase, chloroplastic-like, whose amino-acid sequence MALNFISCAETKPFSFFQFQTSKSNYNLSSLKLQGGVAMRRKDSGMRVKCSSQAAAAPEPAWPGRAVAEESRKTWDGPKPISIIGSTGSVGTQCLEVVTENPEKYRVVALAAGSNVTLLADQVKTFKPKLVSIRDESLVDELKEALSDLDEKPEIIPGEQGLIEVARHPDIVTVVTGIVGCAGLKPTVAAIEAGKDIALANKETLIAGGPFVLPLAHKHNVKILPADSEHSAIFQCIQGLPEGALRRIILTASGGAFRDWPVEKLKDAKVADALKHPIWSMGKKITVDSATLFNKGLEVIEAHYLFGTDYDNIEIVIHPQSIIHSMVETQDSSVLAQLGLPDFRLPLLYTLSWPDRIYCSEITWPRLHLSEIGSLTFKSPDNVKYPSMNLAYAAGRAGGTMTGVLSAANEKAVELFINQRIGYLDIFKIVEETCSKHRDEMVECPSLDEIIHYDLWARDYAATLQTSTPLNSSPLPALV is encoded by the exons ATGGCTCTCAACTTTATCTCATGTGCTGAAACCAAGCCCTTTTCATTCTTCCAATTCCAAACCTCCAAGTCTAACTACAACCTTAGCTCTCTCAAACTCCAAG GTGGGGTTGCAATGAGGAGAAAGGATAGTGGAATGAGAGTGAAATGTTCATCGCAAGCGGCGGCGGCGCCTGAACCAGCCTGGCCGGGAAGGGCCGTGGCGGAAGAAAGCCGCAAAACTTGGGATGGTCCAAAGCCTATCTCAATTATTGGATCAACCGGCTCTGTTGGAACTCAG TGCTTAGAGGTGGTAACAGAAAATCCAGAGAAATATAGAGTGGTTGCACTTGCAGCAGGTTCAAACGTCACTCTTCTTGCTGACCAg GTCAAAACATTCAAACCAAAGTTAGTTTCAATCCGGGACGAATCCTTGGTTGATGAACTCAAAGAAGCTTTGTCTGATCTGGATGAAAAGCCTGAAATTATTCCTGGAGAACAGGGTTTGATTGAG GTTGCCCGGCATCCAGATATTGTGACTGTAGTTACCGGAATAGTTGGGTGTGCTGGGCTCAAG CCGACGGTGGCTGCCATAGAAGCCGGGAAAGACATTGCTTTGGCGAACAAGGAGACGCTCATCGCCGGCGGCCCTTTCGTTCTCCCTCTTGCTCACAAGCATAATGTCAAGATTCTTCCTGCAGATTCTGAACATTCTGCAATTTTCCAG TGTATCCAAGGCTTGCCAGAGGGTGCTCTCAGACGAATTATTTTAACAGCTTCAGGAGGAGCCTTCAG GGATTGGCCAGTTGAAAAATTGAAAGATGCAAAAGTAGCTGATGCTTTGAAACATCCCATTTGGAGCATGGGAAAAAAGATTACAGTGGATTCTGCCACTCTATTCAATAAG GGCTTAGAAGTTATTGAAGCTCACTATCTTTTTGGGACTGATTATGACAACATTGAAATTGTCATTCATCCACAGTCCATCATCCACTCCATGGTTGAAACACAG GATTCGTCTGTACTGGCACAATTGGGGCTGCCAGACTTCCGTTTGCCTCTCCTTTACACACTATCTTGGCCAGATAGAATTTACTGTTCTGAGATCACTTGGCCACGCCTCCATCTTTCAGA gatTGGGTCATTGACATTCAAATCCCCAGACAATGTGAAATACCCATCAATGAACCTTGCTTATGCTGCTGGGAGAGCAGGAGGGACCATGACTGGAGTTCTCAGTGCTGCAAATGAAAAAGCAGTCGAACTATTTATCAAtcaaag AATCGGATACCTGGACATATTCAAGATAGTGGAAGAGACGTGCTCGAAGCACAGAGATGAGATGGTGGAGTGCCCTTCACTTGATGAGATTATACATTATGACTTGTGGGCAAGGGACTATGCCGCCACTTTGCAAACCTCCACTCCACTCAACAGCTCACCCCTCCCAGCTTTAGTATAA